The following proteins come from a genomic window of Sesamum indicum cultivar Zhongzhi No. 13 linkage group LG10, S_indicum_v1.0, whole genome shotgun sequence:
- the LOC105171439 gene encoding sodium/hydrogen exchanger 1: MGFDSGTMFETMNMLSTSDHTSVVSINLFVTLLCACIVIGHLLEENRWMNESITALIIGVGTGVVILLISGGKSSHLMVFSEDLFFIYLLPPIIFNAGFQVKKKQFFRNFMTIMLFGAVGTLISFIIISLGAITFFRKMDVGLAIGDYLAIGAIFAATDSVCTLQVLNQDETPLLYSLVFGEGVVNDATSVVLFNAVQNFDLSHINTSVAFQLIGNFIYLFITSTVLGVVAGLLSAYIIKKLYFGRHSTDREVAIMMLMAYLSYMLAELFYLSGILTVFFCGIVMSHYTWHNVTENSRVTTKHTFATLSFVAEIFIFLYVGMDALDIEKWRVVSDSPKTSISVSATLLGLILVARAAFVFPLSFLSNLAKKSPYEKIDFKQQITIWWAGLMRGAVSMALAYNQFTRAGHTQERGNAFMITSTITVVLFSTVVFGLLTKPLVRFLMPSSKQLTSMISSESLTPNSFIVPLLGEGQDSVAELFTGNGQVSEASEGGRSVPRPSSLRMLLTKPTRTVHYYWRKFDDAFMRPVFGGRGFVPYVPGSPTERNVDNWQGEARN, translated from the exons ATGGGATTTGACTCAGGAACTATGTTCGAGACAATGAATATGTTGTCAACCTCTGATCACACTTCAGTTGTCTCCATAAACTTATTTGTCACACTTCTTTGTGCATGTATTGTGATTGGTCATCTATTGGAGGAAAATCGATGGATGAATGAATCTATCACTGCCCTAATAATT GGTGTAGGAACTGGAGTGGTAATTCTACTAATAAGTGGAGGAAAAAGCTCGCATCTCATGGTGTTCAGTGAGgatcttttctttatttatctGCTACCACCAATCATCTTTAATGCTGG GTTCCAggttaaaaagaaacaattctTCCGCAATTTTATGACTATAATGCTGTTTGGAGCAGTTGGTACTTTAATCtccttcatcatcatctcattAG GCGCTATCACATTCTTCCGGAAAATGGATGTCGGTCTTGCAATTGGAGACTATCTTG CAATTGGAGCAATTTTCGCTGCGACAGATTCAGTTTGTACATTGCAG GTGCTCAATCAGGATGAGACACCATTGCTGTACAGTCTGGTGTTTGGAGAAGGTGTTGTAAATGATGCAACATCTGTAGTACTGTTCAATGCAGTCCAGAACTTCGACCTGTCTCATATCAATACTAGTGTAGCTTTTCAGCTAATTGGGAATTTCATTTATCTGTTTATCACAAGCACTGTGTTGGGAGTTGTA GCTGGACTGCTTAGTGCCTACATCATAAAGAAGCTCTATTTTGGAAG GCATTCCACCGATCGTGAGGTTGCTATCATGATGCTCATGGCTTACCTTTCATACATGTTAGCTGAA TTATTCTATTTAAGCGGTATCCTAACGGTGTTCTTCTGTGGGATTGTGATGTCACACTATACCTGGCATAATGTCACCGAGAACTCAAGAGTCACCACTAA GCACACCTTTGCAACGTTGTCATTTGTTGCCGAgatctttatatttctttatgttgGTATGGATGCTCTAGACATTGAGAAATGGAGGGTTGTGAGTGACAG CCCGAAAACATCCATTTCTGTCAGTGCAACTCTACTGGGACTGATTTTGGTTGCCAGAGCGGCCTTTGTTTTCCCTTTATCATTTTTGTCTAACTTGGCCAAGAAGTCTCCATATGAGAAGATTGATTTTAAGCAGCAA ATTACAATATGGTGGGCTGGTCTTATGCGGGGCGCTGTTTCTATGGCTCTTGCTTACAACCAG TTTACTAGAGCAGGCCATACCCAAGAACGTGGAAATGCTTTCATGATTACTAGCACAATAACTGTTGTGCTCTTCAGCACTGTG GTGTTTGGCTTACTGACGAAACCTCTTGTGCGGTTCTTGATGCCCTCGTCAAAACAACTAACCAGCATGATCTCCTCAGAGTCGCTCACTCCAAACTCATTTATCGTGCCACTGCTTGGCGAAGGTCAGGATTCTGTGGCTGAACTATTTACTGGAAATGGACAGGTTTCAGAAGCTTCTGAAGGTGGTCGGAGTGTACCCCGTCCAAGCAGTTTACGGATGCTATTGACAAAACCTACACGTACAGTCCACTACTATTGGAGAAAATTTGATGATGCTTTTATGCGTCCTGTTTTTGGTGGGCGTGGTTTTGTCCCTTACGTACCTGGCTCACCAACTGAAAGAAATGTTGATAATTGGCAAGGAGAAGCCAGAAATTAA
- the LOC105171440 gene encoding vesicle-associated protein 2-2: MNKQLVEIQPRELKFIVEVKKQSLCTVHLANVSGQYVAFKVKTTSPKKYCVRPNVGIIKPKSTCEFTVTMQAQKSAPSEMQCKDKFLIQSTVVPFGTTEEEITSSMFAKESQKYIEETKLRVVLTSAPSSPAKPDIAFKQESYENLVPKGPQSPVLLPVNEVIKQEPSYETSMPKDKLQNGVENFPPDMLTKKAEPINNVNNMEEYRSLKVMESLKSVPAKDEEFYPDKHEESKQLEDAGDAELKPSKDIEELRAKISALNSKLVEAENTIEKLKEESSNTMREKETLKQELAILKRKSGPRKVQVGFPPLFVCMVALISLMIGFWF, encoded by the exons ATGAATAAACAGCTGGTGGAGATTCAGCCTCGTGAACTTAAGTTCATAG TTGAGGTGAAGAAACAGAGTTTATGTACCGTTCACCTTGCCAATGTCAGTGGCCAATATGTAGCTTTCAAG GTGAAGACTACATCCCCAAAGAAGTACTGTGTGAGACCCAATGTAGGTATAATCAAGCCAAAATCAACATGTGAATTCACAG TTACCATGCAAGCCCAGAAATCGGCTCCCTCAGAGATGCAATGCAAGGATAAATTCCTGATTCAGAGCACAGTGGTGCCATTTGGCACAACAGAAGAGGAGATTACATCTAGCATG TTTGCAAAAGAAAGTCAAAAGTATATTGAAGAGACCAAGCTCAGGGTTGTTCTTACTAGTGCTCCCAGTTCTCCAGCAAAGCCTGATATAGCTTTTAAGCAAGAGTCTTATGAGAATTTGGTGCCAAAAGGACCCCAATCACCTGTTTTGCTGCCTGTTAATGAAGTTATTAAGCAAGAACCATCATATGAGACTTCCATGCCAAAAGATAAATTGCAGAATGGAGTTGAAAACTTTCCTCCTGATATG CTAACTAAGAAGGCAGAGCCAATCAATAATGTCAATAACATGGAAGAGTACAGATCGCTTAAAGTCATGGAAAGTCTAAAGTCAGTTCCTGCAAAGGATGAGGAGTTTTACCCTGACAAGCATGAGGAATCAAAGCAATTGGAAGATGCAGGAGATGCAGAGTTGAAGCCATCAAAAGATATTGAGGAATTGAGAGCAAAGATTAGCGCCCTGAACTCCAAGCTAGTTGAG GCTGAGAACACAATTGAGAAGCTAAAAGAAGAATCAAGCAACACCATGCGCGAAAAGGAAACACTAAAGCAAGAATTG GCCATCTTGAAGAGAAAAAGCGGTCCAAGGAAAGTTCAAGTTGGTTTCCCCCCACTGTTTGTCTGCATGGTCGCACTGATTAGTTTGATGATTGGGTTCTGGTTTTGA